The following coding sequences are from one Desulfosporosinus orientis DSM 765 window:
- a CDS encoding UDP-N-acetylmuramoyl-L-alanyl-D-glutamate--2,6-diaminopimelate ligase, giving the protein MPTANKSLVDIIKEIEVQASSGDCQVIIRGMSMDSRHVQPGDLYACVPGSQADGHDFAGRAVDSGAVALVVERLLPLAVPQVKVASVRQVIGKLAAAVYDCPSEKLELVGVTGTNGKTTITHLIEKIGIKHGKKVGLIGTLGARINGRDIPGERTTPESIEVQKLLSEMVDEGVSLAVMEVSSHALSLGRVAGCEFDAGIFTNLTQDHLDYHKTMKDYLNAKSRLFAGLHGEKQPKISILNGDDPAFGELCRVSAAPVVSYGIHNSVDYHAEDVRVTTEGVRFQVRFKENLQEISYATPGFFSVYNALAAFAWGVERGYSAGTVAEALAEIAGVPGRFESVRMGQPFQVIVDYAHTPDGLENVVRTARDFTEGRLLTVFGCGGDRDRTKRPLMGEVAAQGSDFLIVTSDNPRTEDPDQIIKEILTGVSEVESIAIRDRREAIRKACHMAKPGDTILIAGKGHETYQIFGTEVHPFDDREVVREALRGLGYASLDN; this is encoded by the coding sequence ATGCCGACAGCCAATAAATCACTAGTGGACATTATTAAGGAAATTGAGGTTCAGGCATCTTCGGGAGATTGCCAGGTCATTATTCGAGGTATGTCAATGGATTCCCGGCATGTTCAGCCCGGTGATCTGTATGCCTGTGTACCGGGCTCCCAGGCAGACGGCCATGATTTTGCCGGCAGGGCGGTTGATTCAGGAGCTGTGGCGTTAGTAGTGGAACGTCTGCTGCCACTTGCTGTTCCTCAAGTAAAAGTCGCCAGTGTTCGCCAAGTCATAGGAAAGCTGGCGGCGGCTGTTTATGACTGCCCTAGTGAAAAACTGGAGTTGGTGGGCGTAACAGGAACTAATGGAAAAACAACGATTACTCATCTCATTGAGAAAATCGGGATTAAGCATGGCAAAAAAGTGGGTTTAATAGGAACTCTGGGCGCCAGAATCAATGGCCGGGATATTCCAGGGGAAAGAACTACTCCGGAATCCATAGAAGTTCAAAAGCTCTTGAGTGAAATGGTAGATGAAGGAGTGAGCTTGGCGGTCATGGAAGTATCCTCCCATGCTTTGTCTCTGGGCAGGGTAGCTGGTTGTGAATTTGATGCGGGAATTTTTACAAATTTGACACAGGATCACTTGGATTATCATAAAACAATGAAGGACTATCTTAATGCCAAATCCCGGTTGTTCGCCGGTTTGCATGGGGAAAAACAGCCGAAGATCAGTATATTGAATGGAGATGATCCGGCTTTTGGAGAATTATGCAGGGTATCAGCTGCTCCGGTGGTAAGTTATGGTATTCATAATTCCGTTGATTATCATGCTGAAGATGTCAGAGTCACCACGGAAGGGGTACGCTTTCAAGTGCGATTTAAGGAGAACCTACAAGAGATTTCCTATGCCACCCCGGGATTTTTTAGTGTTTATAATGCTTTAGCGGCTTTTGCCTGGGGAGTTGAACGTGGCTATAGTGCAGGAACTGTGGCTGAAGCTCTGGCAGAAATAGCGGGTGTGCCCGGACGCTTTGAAAGTGTTCGGATGGGGCAGCCTTTTCAAGTAATTGTGGATTATGCTCATACGCCTGACGGTTTGGAAAATGTTGTTCGTACCGCTCGGGATTTTACTGAAGGCAGGTTATTGACGGTTTTCGGCTGTGGAGGAGACCGAGATCGGACTAAACGACCGCTGATGGGCGAAGTGGCAGCACAGGGAAGTGATTTTCTTATTGTAACGTCTGATAACCCTCGTACGGAAGACCCGGATCAGATTATCAAGGAGATTTTGACGGGAGTATCAGAAGTGGAATCTATTGCGATACGAGACAGAAGAGAAGCTATCAGGAAAGCTTGTCATATGGCAAAACCCGGAGATACAATTTTGATAGCAGGCAAAGGCCATGAAACTTATCAGATTTTTGGAACTGAGGTTCATCCCTTTGATGATCGGGAAGTAGTGCGTGAAGCGTTAAGGGGGCTGGGCTATGCGTCATTGGACAACTGA
- the rsmH gene encoding 16S rRNA (cytosine(1402)-N(4))-methyltransferase RsmH, translating to MDFHHVTVLLEETVDSVITNPSGRYVDCTLGGGGHSRKIIENMGEDGKLICFDQDEHAIHHARETFQGDGRVTLVNRNFEHLEATLNELDLLPVDGIIFDLGVSSPQLDEAERGFSYMQDAPLDMRMDSARALNAREIVNSWSEEELAQLIWTYGEEKWAKRIAQFIVQARQVRSLETTGDLVQAIKAAVPAAVRRNGPHPAKRTFQAIRIVVNDELGVLDRVLDQALRCLNHGGRIGVITFHSLEDRIVKERMRSWQGRCTCPPELPICRCDAKTMAKVLTKKPILPSREEVEHNPRSRSAKLRVAEKI from the coding sequence TTGGATTTTCATCATGTCACTGTGTTATTAGAAGAGACCGTGGATTCAGTTATTACTAACCCTTCCGGGAGGTATGTAGATTGTACCTTAGGCGGTGGGGGACATAGCCGTAAAATTATTGAGAATATGGGCGAAGATGGAAAGTTGATTTGTTTCGATCAAGATGAACACGCAATCCATCATGCCCGGGAGACCTTTCAAGGGGATGGACGAGTAACCTTGGTTAATCGAAATTTTGAACATTTGGAAGCAACCTTAAATGAGCTGGACTTGCTGCCTGTTGATGGCATTATTTTCGATCTGGGTGTCTCCTCTCCTCAATTGGATGAGGCTGAGCGGGGCTTTAGCTATATGCAGGATGCCCCTTTAGATATGCGGATGGATTCTGCCAGGGCCTTGAATGCCAGGGAAATTGTGAATTCTTGGTCAGAAGAAGAATTGGCCCAGCTTATTTGGACCTATGGAGAAGAAAAATGGGCTAAGCGCATTGCCCAATTTATTGTTCAGGCCCGCCAAGTGCGATCTTTGGAAACTACCGGAGATTTGGTGCAAGCTATAAAGGCTGCGGTTCCGGCTGCGGTTAGGAGAAATGGACCTCATCCTGCCAAACGCACATTTCAGGCCATACGAATTGTTGTTAACGACGAACTGGGCGTTTTGGACAGGGTGTTGGATCAGGCACTTCGTTGTTTGAATCATGGCGGACGAATAGGGGTGATTACCTTTCACTCTTTAGAAGATCGGATTGTGAAAGAGCGAATGAGATCCTGGCAGGGACGATGTACTTGTCCTCCGGAATTGCCAATTTGTAGGTGTGATGCCAAAACAATGGCAAAGGTGTTAACCAAGAAGCCTATTCTTCCATCAAGAGAAGAAGTTGAGCATAATCCTAGGTCGAGAAGTGCAAAATTACGGGTTGCCGAAAAAATATAA
- a CDS encoding penicillin-binding transpeptidase domain-containing protein, translated as MSPYVVMRKRIAFLFLCVCAFLVVLIVRLGFVQLSQGADLRKKADDSHFRGVPVAPKRGNIEDREGNVLAMSVSTETVYAVPAEVRQTGRAKEMAAALSPLLGKPAQEIEARITKRSALEYVQKRVSPEVAAQVRALEFPGIGTTEDSQRYYPNGSLAAHIIGFAGIDNQGLEGIELTRDDELKGIPGSILQEFGANGIPLPQAQHQYLAPKQGNTVRLTIDKNIQAFAERELQKLMSGQGVNMNGQVPKSASILVMDPNTGEMLALASAPTFDPNHYQDADPSARRNIAIQNGYEPGSTFKIITLAAALEEKKIKLSEHFFDKGSYTVLGKNVRCWKAGGHGDQTFTQVAENSCNPGFIEMGQRLGMDTFYRYLRDFGFGQKTGIEMSGEAVGILANKKKATALDLATMSIGQTNNVTPIQLLTAVSAVANGGTLMKPQLVKEIIGPSGRVITPFKNEEIRRIISEDTSKTEREVLESVVTNGTGRRAFLPGYRVAGKTGTAQKVQNGGYIQGEYVASFIAFAPADHPRLTILCVIDGVPFYGGVVACPVVQTVMLDSLRYLGVKPDPKAPMTPGKPMPGLEFSPIKKAATVPSVLGLPLAEAEKILTEAGFKTLTEGKGDIVLDQIPHGDAQVEAESNVLLYLGADASTPTLTPWWEDEDEDIEAIRSLSGRLPISVSPLGR; from the coding sequence ATGAGTCCTTATGTCGTTATGCGTAAACGAATCGCTTTTCTTTTTTTGTGTGTTTGTGCTTTTTTAGTGGTTTTAATTGTCCGGTTAGGGTTTGTGCAGCTTAGTCAGGGTGCGGATTTGCGCAAAAAGGCCGATGATTCTCATTTCCGTGGGGTCCCGGTTGCACCAAAACGCGGAAATATTGAAGACCGAGAAGGAAATGTATTGGCAATGAGCGTTAGTACTGAGACAGTTTATGCAGTTCCAGCAGAAGTCCGTCAGACAGGGAGAGCCAAAGAAATGGCTGCAGCCTTATCCCCCTTGCTGGGCAAACCTGCTCAGGAAATTGAAGCACGCATTACCAAACGTTCTGCTTTAGAATATGTTCAAAAAAGGGTTAGTCCTGAGGTTGCTGCTCAGGTACGAGCTTTGGAATTTCCGGGAATTGGAACGACGGAAGATAGTCAACGCTATTATCCCAATGGAAGTCTCGCTGCCCATATTATTGGGTTTGCCGGGATTGACAATCAAGGCCTTGAAGGAATTGAATTGACAAGGGATGATGAGCTAAAAGGAATACCAGGCAGTATTCTTCAAGAATTTGGTGCCAATGGTATTCCCTTGCCTCAGGCACAACACCAGTATTTGGCTCCTAAACAAGGAAATACTGTGAGGTTAACTATTGACAAAAATATTCAAGCATTTGCTGAGCGAGAACTGCAAAAGCTGATGAGCGGTCAGGGTGTCAATATGAACGGCCAAGTGCCTAAGAGTGCCTCCATCTTAGTGATGGATCCCAATACAGGAGAGATGCTGGCCTTAGCTTCTGCTCCGACTTTTGACCCTAACCACTATCAAGATGCAGACCCCAGCGCCCGGCGAAACATAGCCATTCAAAATGGCTATGAGCCGGGATCAACCTTTAAGATCATAACCCTGGCAGCTGCTCTTGAAGAAAAGAAAATAAAACTCTCAGAACACTTTTTTGACAAAGGCTCTTATACCGTATTAGGGAAGAATGTTCGCTGCTGGAAAGCAGGAGGACATGGTGATCAGACTTTCACGCAAGTTGCCGAAAATTCGTGCAATCCGGGTTTCATTGAAATGGGACAGCGACTTGGCATGGACACTTTTTATAGATATTTGCGAGATTTTGGCTTCGGTCAGAAGACGGGCATCGAGATGTCTGGTGAGGCCGTAGGGATTTTAGCTAATAAGAAAAAAGCCACAGCCTTGGATTTGGCCACAATGTCTATCGGTCAAACCAATAATGTTACTCCAATCCAGCTATTAACAGCCGTTTCGGCAGTGGCTAACGGTGGGACTTTAATGAAGCCTCAGCTGGTAAAAGAAATAATTGGTCCTAGCGGCAGGGTGATTACCCCCTTTAAAAATGAGGAAATTAGGCGTATTATCAGTGAGGACACTTCAAAGACAGAACGTGAGGTTTTGGAATCCGTCGTAACGAATGGAACAGGCCGTCGTGCCTTTTTGCCCGGATATCGTGTTGCCGGAAAAACGGGGACCGCTCAAAAAGTTCAGAATGGCGGGTATATTCAAGGGGAATATGTCGCCTCTTTTATAGCTTTTGCCCCAGCCGATCATCCGCGACTGACCATTTTGTGTGTCATTGATGGTGTTCCCTTTTATGGGGGGGTTGTGGCGTGCCCAGTTGTGCAGACGGTTATGCTTGATTCTTTAAGATATCTTGGTGTTAAGCCGGATCCTAAAGCTCCAATGACTCCCGGCAAACCCATGCCCGGCCTTGAATTTTCACCGATTAAAAAAGCCGCTACCGTACCTTCAGTTTTAGGACTTCCTTTGGCTGAGGCGGAGAAGATTTTAACGGAAGCCGGTTTTAAGACACTGACAGAGGGGAAAGGGGATATCGTTTTAGACCAAATTCCTCACGGAGATGCTCAAGTGGAGGCAGAGTCCAATGTTCTTCTTTACTTGGGAGCTGATGCATCCACGCCAACCCTTACGCCTTGGTGGGAAGATGAAGATGAGGATATCGAGGCTATTCGCAGTTTATCAGGACGTTTACCGATTTCAGTGAGTCCCCTGGGACGATAA
- a CDS encoding septum formation initiator, translated as MVVAQESVEWQEALANTNRDITRNPRPNRKGKGYSKIKSIMALGLIVGITGAIGAETVHLTVVKGAQVRSLEKEIADIKTRNELLQMEVDKLRSVSRIESVALSMGMEKPTGKVYMAGVVPSAKNKMGASSTQVAAQTSEDKPSTIQKFSQKFTSFFASTQR; from the coding sequence ATGGTAGTGGCGCAGGAATCAGTTGAATGGCAGGAGGCGTTGGCGAATACAAATAGGGATATAACTAGAAATCCTAGACCCAACAGAAAAGGGAAAGGATATTCTAAAATTAAAAGCATTATGGCATTGGGATTGATTGTTGGCATAACCGGTGCCATAGGAGCAGAGACCGTTCATCTGACGGTTGTCAAGGGAGCTCAGGTTCGATCCTTGGAAAAGGAAATTGCTGATATCAAAACAAGGAATGAGCTTCTCCAGATGGAGGTTGACAAACTTCGTTCTGTAAGCCGAATTGAGAGTGTAGCTTTGTCCATGGGAATGGAAAAGCCTACGGGGAAAGTGTATATGGCAGGAGTCGTGCCTTCAGCCAAAAATAAAATGGGGGCTTCGTCAACCCAAGTCGCAGCTCAGACTAGTGAAGATAAACCTTCCACCATCCAAAAATTTTCTCAAAAATTTACGAGTTTTTTTGCTTCTACACAGCGATAA